The following proteins come from a genomic window of Nocardioides albertanoniae:
- the lgt gene encoding prolipoprotein diacylglyceryl transferase — translation MSIPSPAEGVLWLGPVPLRGYAFAIIIGIVVAVWVSERRWKARGGRVGDIQDIALWAVPFGLVGGRIYHVITDWQLYFGDGGTPIEALYIWKGGLGVWGAIALGAVGVIIGAKQKGIKLMPLLDTIAPTCLLAMGIGRWGNWFNQELFGEPTDLPWGLEIDPSRYPEGPGQFPAGTTFHPTFLYEFCWDIVLFFVIVYLQKKLRLGGGRVVALYVMAYCLGRGLIETLRIDNVQLHDVLGLRWSEWMSIILFVLAAAWWAYATLTGRGKVEEEVYSDPAKAPSSDPDSDDSHSDDAEGDDAGNGAGDEESSSKA, via the coding sequence ATGTCCATCCCCAGCCCCGCCGAAGGTGTGCTCTGGCTCGGCCCCGTGCCGCTGCGCGGCTATGCGTTCGCGATCATCATCGGCATCGTCGTGGCCGTCTGGGTCTCCGAGAGGCGCTGGAAGGCGCGCGGCGGCCGCGTCGGCGACATCCAGGACATCGCGCTGTGGGCGGTGCCGTTCGGGCTTGTCGGTGGCCGGATCTATCACGTCATCACCGACTGGCAGCTCTACTTCGGCGACGGCGGCACCCCGATCGAGGCGCTCTACATCTGGAAGGGCGGCCTGGGGGTGTGGGGCGCGATTGCGCTCGGCGCCGTGGGCGTGATCATCGGGGCGAAGCAGAAGGGCATCAAGCTGATGCCGCTGCTCGACACGATCGCCCCGACCTGCCTGCTGGCGATGGGCATCGGTCGCTGGGGCAACTGGTTCAACCAGGAGCTCTTCGGTGAGCCCACCGACCTGCCCTGGGGCCTGGAGATCGACCCGTCGCGCTACCCCGAGGGCCCCGGCCAGTTCCCCGCCGGCACCACGTTCCACCCGACGTTCCTCTACGAGTTCTGCTGGGACATCGTCCTCTTCTTCGTGATCGTCTACCTGCAGAAGAAGCTGCGCCTGGGTGGCGGACGCGTCGTCGCGCTCTACGTGATGGCCTACTGCCTCGGCCGCGGCCTGATCGAGACCCTGCGCATCGACAACGTGCAGCTCCACGACGTGCTCGGCCTGCGGTGGAGCGAGTGGATGTCGATCATCCTCTTCGTGCTCGCGGCCGCGTGGTGGGCCTACGCGACGCTCACAGGCCGGGGTAAGGTCGAGGAGGAGGTCTACAGCGACCCTGCCAAGGCCCCCTCCAGCGATCCTGACAGTGACGATTCCCACAGCGATGACGCTGAGGGCGACGATGCTGGCAACGGTGCCGGCGACGAGGAATCCTCGTCCAAGGCCTGA
- the gltB gene encoding glutamate synthase large subunit: MVATLTGEPSHDIVKQGIRALVNLDHRGAAGAETNSGDGAGILLQVPDAFLREVVDFDLPAERAYAVGTAFIPGDPEQVERTAKLVEEIAIEEDLEVLGWRDVPVNTDSLGATALAVKPTFRQLFVAGGKQRVTGLALERLAFCLRKRAEKETDVYFPSLSSRTIVYKGMLTTPQLAEVFPDLRDERVASAIAVVHSRFSTNTFPSWPLSHPFRFIAHNGEINTVMGNRNWMKAREALLESDVIPGDLERLFPICTEGFSDSASFDEVLELLHLSGRSLPHAMLMMIPEAWEKHEEMDEARKAFYEFHSTLMEPWDGPASVVFTDGTQIGAVLDRNGLRPSRYWVTEDGLVVLGSEAGVLGDIDPATVVRKGRVQPGKMFLVDTAEHRIIEDDEIKSDLAAEQPYDEWLHAGLVRLEDIPEREHIIHTHASVTRRQQVFGYTEEELRILLAPMANTGAEPIGSMGTDSPIAALSDKPRMLFDYFAQLFAQVTNPPLDAIREELVTSLNGTIGAESNLLRPGPASCRQIVLPFPVVSNDDLAKIRHINRDGDMPGFAVHIVRGLYEVDGGAEALQARLDEISAEVSEAIEAGARIIVLSDRHSTQEMAPIPSLLLTGAVHHHLVRERTRSQVGLLVEAGDVREVHHVALLIGYGASAVNPYLAVESVEDLAFEGYYVKADADQAMANTIKALGKGVLKVMSKIGVSTVASYTGAQIFEVVGLSQEVVDRYFTGTTSKLGGIGLDVIAEEVAKRHATAYPRDGVANAHRALPIGGEYQWRREGEPHLFDPETVFRLQHATRNGRYDVFKQYTDRVNEQSERLMTLRGLFDIKSAADLGRLPVPIEEVEPVEAIVKRFSTGAMSYGSISREAHETLAVAMNILGGKSNTGEGGEDPERLYDPKRRSSIKQVASGRFGVTSEYLTNADDIQIKMAQGAKPGEGGQLPGHKVYPWVAKTRHSTPGVGLISPPPHHDIYSIEDLAQLIHDLKNANPSARVHVKLVAEVGVGTVAAGVSKAHADVVLISGHDGGTGASPLTSLKHAGGPWELGLAEAQQTLLLNGLRDRIVVQTDGQLKTGRDVVIAALLGAEEFGFATAPLVVSGCVMMRVCHLDTCPVGVATQNPVLRERFTGKAEYVVNFMRYVAEEVREHLADLGFRSIDEAVGHAEALDARKAIDHWKASGLDLSPIFTRIDSPQQFADQDLRNTKIQDHGLDKSLDVNELVPLAAPALERGEPVRAQLPIRNVNRTVGTILGHEITKRYRGEGLPEGTIDITFTGSAGQSFGAFVPRGLTMRLEGDANDYVGKGLSGGRLVIRPERTAGFRAEEHIIAGNTLAYGATSGRIHIRGGVGERAAVRNSGASIVTEGVGDHGCEYMTGGRVLVLGPTGRNFAAGMSGGIAWVLDFEAQRLNGELGEATAVEEKYAAELEQLVRDHLEETGSAVAEALLADWPNSLTRFSQVMPSDYKRVLEAQEEALEEGLDEDEAAQRIMEVLHG, from the coding sequence ATGGTCGCAACACTGACCGGCGAGCCCAGCCACGACATCGTCAAGCAGGGCATCCGTGCCCTGGTGAATCTCGACCACCGCGGCGCCGCCGGCGCCGAGACCAACTCCGGTGACGGAGCAGGCATCCTGCTCCAGGTCCCTGACGCGTTCCTGCGCGAGGTCGTCGACTTCGACCTCCCCGCGGAGCGTGCCTACGCCGTCGGCACCGCCTTCATCCCCGGTGACCCCGAGCAGGTCGAGCGCACCGCGAAGCTGGTCGAGGAGATCGCGATCGAGGAGGACCTCGAGGTCCTCGGCTGGCGCGACGTACCGGTCAACACCGACTCTCTCGGCGCCACCGCTCTGGCGGTCAAGCCGACCTTCCGCCAGCTCTTCGTCGCCGGCGGCAAGCAGCGCGTGACGGGCCTGGCCCTGGAGCGGCTCGCCTTCTGCCTGCGCAAGCGCGCGGAGAAGGAGACCGATGTCTACTTCCCCTCGCTCTCCAGCCGCACCATCGTCTACAAGGGCATGCTCACCACGCCCCAGCTGGCCGAGGTCTTCCCCGACCTCCGCGACGAGCGCGTCGCCTCCGCGATCGCCGTCGTGCACAGCCGCTTCTCCACCAACACGTTCCCGAGCTGGCCGCTGAGCCACCCGTTCCGGTTCATCGCCCACAACGGCGAGATCAACACCGTCATGGGCAACCGCAACTGGATGAAGGCGCGCGAGGCGCTGCTCGAGTCCGACGTGATCCCGGGCGACCTCGAGCGGCTCTTCCCGATCTGCACCGAGGGCTTCTCCGACTCGGCCTCCTTCGACGAGGTGCTCGAGCTGCTCCACCTCTCGGGCCGCAGCCTGCCCCACGCCATGCTGATGATGATCCCCGAGGCGTGGGAGAAGCACGAGGAGATGGACGAGGCCCGCAAGGCCTTCTACGAGTTCCACTCCACGCTGATGGAGCCCTGGGACGGCCCGGCCTCCGTCGTCTTCACCGACGGCACCCAGATCGGTGCGGTCCTCGACCGCAACGGCCTGCGCCCCAGCCGCTACTGGGTCACCGAGGACGGCCTGGTCGTGCTCGGCTCCGAGGCCGGCGTGCTCGGTGACATCGACCCCGCCACCGTGGTCCGCAAGGGCCGCGTCCAGCCGGGCAAGATGTTCCTGGTCGACACCGCCGAGCACCGGATCATCGAGGACGACGAGATCAAGTCCGATCTCGCTGCCGAGCAGCCCTACGACGAGTGGCTCCACGCCGGCCTCGTACGCCTCGAGGACATCCCCGAGCGCGAGCACATCATCCACACCCACGCCTCGGTCACCCGGCGCCAGCAGGTCTTCGGCTACACCGAGGAGGAGCTGCGGATCCTGCTCGCCCCGATGGCCAACACCGGCGCCGAGCCGATCGGCTCGATGGGCACCGACAGCCCGATCGCGGCGCTGAGCGACAAGCCGCGGATGCTGTTCGACTACTTCGCCCAGCTCTTCGCGCAGGTCACCAACCCGCCGCTGGACGCGATCCGCGAGGAGCTCGTCACCAGCCTCAACGGCACCATCGGCGCCGAGTCCAACCTGCTCCGCCCCGGCCCGGCCTCGTGCCGGCAGATCGTGCTGCCGTTCCCCGTCGTCTCCAACGACGACCTGGCCAAGATCCGTCACATCAACCGTGACGGCGACATGCCGGGCTTCGCGGTCCACATCGTCCGCGGCCTCTACGAGGTCGACGGCGGTGCCGAGGCGCTGCAGGCGCGCCTGGACGAGATCTCCGCCGAGGTCTCCGAGGCGATCGAAGCCGGTGCACGCATCATCGTGCTCTCCGACCGCCACTCCACCCAGGAGATGGCGCCGATCCCGTCGCTGCTCCTCACCGGAGCCGTGCACCACCACCTGGTCCGCGAGCGCACCCGTTCGCAGGTCGGCCTGCTGGTCGAGGCCGGCGACGTACGCGAGGTGCACCACGTCGCGCTGCTGATCGGCTACGGCGCCTCCGCGGTCAACCCCTACCTGGCGGTCGAGTCCGTCGAGGACCTCGCCTTCGAGGGCTACTACGTGAAGGCCGATGCCGACCAGGCGATGGCCAACACGATCAAGGCGCTCGGCAAGGGCGTGCTCAAGGTGATGTCGAAGATCGGTGTCTCCACGGTCGCCTCCTACACCGGGGCGCAGATCTTCGAGGTCGTCGGCCTCTCCCAGGAGGTCGTGGACCGTTACTTCACCGGCACCACCTCCAAGCTCGGTGGCATCGGCCTCGACGTGATCGCCGAGGAGGTCGCCAAGCGGCACGCCACGGCCTACCCGCGTGATGGCGTCGCCAACGCCCACCGCGCGCTGCCCATCGGCGGCGAATACCAGTGGCGTCGTGAGGGTGAGCCCCACCTGTTCGACCCGGAGACCGTCTTCCGGCTCCAGCACGCGACCCGCAACGGCCGCTACGACGTGTTCAAGCAGTACACCGACCGCGTCAACGAGCAGTCCGAGCGACTGATGACGCTGCGCGGGCTCTTCGACATCAAGAGCGCTGCCGACCTCGGCCGGCTGCCGGTGCCGATCGAGGAGGTCGAGCCCGTCGAGGCGATCGTGAAGCGCTTCTCGACCGGCGCGATGTCGTACGGCTCGATCTCTCGTGAGGCCCACGAGACCCTCGCGGTCGCGATGAACATCCTCGGTGGCAAGTCCAACACCGGTGAGGGTGGCGAGGACCCCGAGCGCCTCTACGACCCGAAGCGGCGCTCCTCGATCAAGCAGGTGGCCTCGGGCCGCTTCGGTGTGACGAGCGAATACCTCACCAACGCCGATGACATCCAGATCAAGATGGCCCAGGGCGCCAAGCCCGGTGAGGGCGGCCAGCTGCCCGGCCACAAGGTCTACCCGTGGGTGGCCAAGACGCGTCACTCCACGCCGGGTGTGGGGCTCATCTCCCCGCCGCCTCACCACGACATCTACTCGATCGAGGATCTCGCCCAGCTGATCCACGACCTCAAGAACGCCAACCCGAGCGCTCGCGTCCACGTCAAGCTCGTGGCCGAGGTCGGGGTCGGTACGGTCGCGGCGGGTGTCTCCAAGGCGCACGCCGACGTGGTGCTGATCTCCGGTCACGACGGAGGCACCGGTGCCTCCCCGCTGACCTCGCTCAAGCACGCGGGTGGTCCCTGGGAGCTCGGCCTCGCCGAGGCGCAGCAGACGCTGCTCCTCAACGGGCTGCGCGACCGGATCGTGGTGCAGACCGACGGCCAGCTCAAGACCGGCCGCGACGTCGTCATCGCCGCCCTGCTCGGTGCCGAGGAGTTCGGTTTCGCCACCGCGCCGCTGGTCGTCTCCGGCTGCGTGATGATGCGGGTCTGCCACCTCGACACCTGCCCGGTCGGCGTCGCCACCCAGAACCCGGTGCTGCGCGAGCGGTTCACCGGCAAGGCGGAGTACGTCGTCAACTTCATGCGCTACGTCGCCGAGGAGGTCCGCGAGCACCTCGCCGATCTCGGGTTCCGCAGCATCGACGAGGCGGTCGGGCACGCCGAGGCGCTCGACGCCCGCAAGGCGATCGACCACTGGAAGGCCTCCGGCCTCGACCTGTCGCCGATCTTCACCCGGATCGACTCGCCCCAGCAGTTCGCCGACCAGGATCTGCGCAACACCAAGATCCAGGACCACGGTCTCGACAAGTCGCTCGACGTCAACGAGCTGGTGCCGCTCGCGGCCCCGGCGCTCGAGCGCGGCGAGCCCGTGCGCGCCCAGCTGCCGATCCGCAACGTCAACCGCACGGTCGGCACGATCCTCGGTCACGAGATCACCAAGCGCTACCGCGGTGAGGGGCTGCCCGAGGGCACCATCGACATCACCTTCACCGGCTCCGCGGGCCAGTCCTTCGGCGCCTTCGTCCCGCGAGGGCTGACCATGCGGCTCGAAGGTGACGCCAACGACTACGTCGGCAAGGGCCTCTCCGGCGGCCGGCTGGTCATCCGCCCGGAGCGTACGGCCGGGTTCAGGGCCGAAGAGCACATCATCGCCGGCAACACGCTGGCCTACGGCGCCACCAGCGGTCGGATCCACATCCGCGGTGGCGTGGGGGAGCGGGCCGCGGTCCGCAACTCCGGCGCCAGCATCGTCACCGAGGGTGTCGGCGACCACGGCTGTGAGTACATGACCGGTGGGCGCGTGCTCGTGCTCGGTCCGACCGGCCGCAACTTCGCGGCTGGGATGTCCGGCGGTATCGCCTGGGTCCTCGACTTCGAGGCGCAGCGGCTCAACGGTGAGCTGGGCGAGGCGACCGCCGTCGAGGAGAAGTACGCCGCCGAGCTCGAGCAGCTCGTGCGCGACCACCTCGAGGAGACCGGCTCGGCCGTCGCCGAGGCGCTCCTGGCCGACTGGCCGAACTCATTGACCCGCTTCTCGCAGGTCATGCCCAGCGACTACAAGCGCGTGCTCGAAGCTCAGGAGGAGGCCCTCGAGGAGGGTCTCGACGAGGACGAAGCAGCGCAGCGGATTATGGAGGTCCTCCATGGCTGA
- the trpA gene encoding tryptophan synthase subunit alpha — MSTSTAFEKAKAEDRAALVGYLPAGFPSVEGSIEALTTMVEAGCDIIEIGLPYSDPVMDGPTIQDAVQQALDGGVRVDDVFRVVEAVASTGVPTLIMTSWNPIERRGVDRFAQQLQDAGGAGLITPDITPDFAPEWIEAADARDLDKVFLVAPSSTDERIALTTANSRGFVYATAVMGVTGAREKSSDLAAPLVARTKKLSRSGADLPVGVGLGVSNGAQAAEMAAYADGVIVGSAFVRTLLDNRSDEKAALKALASLTEDLAAGVRAR; from the coding sequence GTGAGTACGTCGACAGCGTTCGAGAAGGCAAAGGCCGAGGACCGCGCGGCGCTGGTCGGCTACCTGCCGGCGGGCTTCCCGTCGGTCGAGGGCTCGATCGAGGCGCTGACCACGATGGTCGAGGCGGGCTGCGACATCATCGAGATCGGCCTGCCCTACTCCGACCCGGTCATGGACGGCCCCACGATCCAGGACGCCGTGCAGCAGGCGCTCGACGGCGGCGTACGCGTCGATGACGTGTTCCGCGTCGTCGAGGCCGTGGCGTCGACCGGAGTGCCGACGCTGATCATGACCAGCTGGAACCCGATCGAGCGCCGCGGTGTCGACCGGTTCGCCCAGCAGCTACAGGATGCTGGTGGCGCGGGGCTGATCACCCCCGACATCACCCCCGACTTCGCGCCCGAGTGGATCGAGGCCGCCGACGCCCGCGACCTCGACAAGGTCTTCCTGGTCGCGCCCAGCAGCACCGACGAGCGGATCGCGCTGACCACGGCCAACAGCCGCGGCTTCGTCTACGCGACCGCCGTCATGGGTGTCACCGGCGCCCGCGAGAAGTCCTCCGACCTGGCAGCCCCGCTGGTGGCCCGCACCAAGAAGCTCAGCCGGTCAGGGGCGGACCTGCCGGTCGGCGTCGGTCTCGGTGTCAGCAACGGCGCGCAGGCGGCCGAGATGGCCGCCTACGCCGACGGCGTCATCGTCGGCTCCGCCTTCGTGCGTACGCTGCTCGACAACCGCTCCGACGAGAAGGCGGCGCTCAAGGCGCTGGCGAGCCTCACCGAGGACCTGGCTGCGGGAGTTCGCGCGCGTTGA
- a CDS encoding SCO family protein — MTRLVLPLLLVLVGVLTGCGAAGTGQAPASAMTGQEHTPYQLAETSLSDTDGRPYSLATDADKPLTLVFYGYTSCPDECPLVMSSLTAALTRLDESDRDKVDVVFVTTDPKRDSAKVLEEYLDRYDDDFIGLTGDLKDIVTLAESMRLFIGEADRLPSGGYDLGVHDTHVSAVSAGRANVVWSMNTSPKQFADDIHHLLSQN, encoded by the coding sequence TTGACACGTCTCGTCCTGCCCCTCCTGCTCGTCCTCGTCGGCGTTCTGACCGGCTGTGGTGCCGCCGGCACCGGTCAGGCGCCGGCCTCGGCGATGACCGGTCAGGAGCACACGCCCTATCAGCTCGCCGAGACATCCCTGAGCGACACCGACGGCCGTCCCTACTCGCTGGCCACCGACGCCGACAAGCCGCTGACGCTGGTGTTCTACGGCTACACCAGCTGCCCCGACGAGTGCCCGCTGGTGATGTCGAGCCTGACCGCCGCGCTGACCCGTCTCGACGAGTCCGACCGCGACAAGGTCGACGTCGTCTTCGTGACCACCGACCCGAAGCGTGACTCGGCGAAGGTGCTCGAGGAGTACCTCGACCGCTACGACGACGACTTCATCGGCCTGACCGGCGACCTGAAGGACATCGTCACCCTGGCCGAGTCGATGCGCCTGTTCATAGGGGAGGCCGACCGGTTGCCGAGCGGGGGCTACGATCTCGGCGTCCACGACACCCACGTCTCCGCGGTCTCCGCGGGCAGGGCGAACGTCGTGTGGTCGATGAACACCTCGCCCAAGCAGTTCGCCGACGACATCCACCACCTGCTCAGCCAGAACTAG